Below is a window of Thermofilum sp. DNA.
GGGTGGCGCTAAGGTGGGCGACCTCGTAGCCATAACGGGAAGGGTGGGCTTGTCAGCCGTGATGCACGCATGGGCTTTCTCACCACAGGATATCGAGTGCTCACTGCGACGAGAAGATGTCGAGGGGTTCGTGTGGGGAAATATCCCCGAGCCTGGCAGGTGGCTTTCCTACACGAGTTGCGTAAATTCGGCGATAGACAATAGCGACGGGCTTGCTCTAAGCCTTCACTATCTCGCCGAAGCCTCCGGTGCAAAGATAGTCTTGAGCAACGTTCCTTTACATGCTAGACTAGTCGAGTGCTTCGGCGAGGAGAAAGCAACTACACTAGCGCTCTACTACAGCGGTGAAGAGTATAATTTCATCTTCACAGTGCCTCCCGAGTGTGAAGACACCATCAAGATGCTTGGCGCCACGGTGATCGGGAGGGTCGAGGAAGGCCGGGGGGTGGTCCTCGAGGGAGGTGGTGAAGTGAGCCGCTTCGGCTGGGTGGGAGGAGTAGGCTACGCGGAGAGAGTATGAGGCTTGTCGTCATCGTTGACGGCTACACGGACGAGCCGGCGGGGCTCGGGGTACCGCCCTACATCGACATTTATCCGAGGTACATTGCCGGAGCTGTTTGGCATGCAGATAGAACAGCCAAAGTGCTGTACTTTACCATCGATAGCATTCGAGGCGACTACTTCTCGTTCCTGAAGGCCGCGTCCAAAGCCGACCTTGTAGTCTTCATAGCGGGGGTCGTCGTCCCTGGTCGCTACATAGGCGGAAGACCCGCGACGTATGAAGAACTGGCGAGGCTTCCCCGGTCGCTGAAAGGGCCCGTGAAGATACTCACCGGGCCTGTAGCGCGCTTCGGCTTGGGAACTAGAGGAGGAGTTCGGGCCATTCCCAGAGAGGAGTTTGAAACTCTGTACGACCTCGTTGTGCCGGGGGACGGGTGGCTGGCGGTATACGAGTACGTGAAGACGGGGAGCCTCGAGGGGGTCAACCCTTACTCTACTTCTAAGGATTACAGCCTCGTTGAGGAGTTCGCAGTTAGAGGCGCCAGGATCGTGAACCAGCATCCTAATGCCGGCCTTAACCTTGTTGCGGAGGTGGAGACATACAGAGGCTGTCCGCGGTGGGTTACCGGCGGTTGCTCTTTCTGCATCGAACCGAGGTACGGGCGCGTCATCACGAGGAACCCCAAGGACGTTGCGAGAGAGATAGAGGAGCTCTACCGTCACGGCGTTAGAGCGGTGCGTCTGGGAAGGCAGGCTGACTTCCTCACGTACATGGCTAAGGGCGTTAATGAGAGCGAATTCCCTGAGCCTTCGCCGGAGAAGCTTGAGGAGCTTCTAAGGATGGTTAGGCTGGCTGCTCCAAGCCTTGAGGCGCTTCACATAGACAATGTAAATCCTATGACTATAGCGGTTCACAGAGAGAAATCGGTGAGAGCGCTGAAGGTTCTGCTGAAGTACCATACACCAGGCGATGTGGCTGCCTTCGGTCTAGAGACAGCCGATCCCGTGGTCTCCAAGATGAATAATCTCGGTAACGACTCGGAAAGCGTTCTTGAAGCTATTAGAGTGGTTAATGAAGTTGGGAGGCGCAGAGGCTGGAACGGTCTCCCCGAGCTCTTGCCAGGGGTGAACTTCGTTCTCGGTTTGCCCGGCGAGACTAGGAGTACGTTTGCAAGGAATAAGGAGTTTCTAGAAAGGCTACTTCAAGAAAACCTGCTGGTGAGGCGGGTAAACGTCCGCGAAGTGCTACCACTGCCGGGAACGCCCGTGTGGAGAGTAGGAGATGAGATTGCTCGACGCCATAAAAGGTACATCCTCTCTTTTAAGAGGTGGGTTCGCGAGTATTTTGACGAGGTGATGATAAGGAGGGTTTTCCCGCACGGTACCCTACTCAGAAGGTGCTTCGTGGAGGGAGTTTCGGGGAGAGTGAGTGTAGCCCGGCAGGCGGGTAGCTACCCGGTAACTTGCTTCGTTCACGAGCCTCTCAGGCAAGGCGAAGTTATCAACGCTGTAGTCGTGGGCCACAAGTCCCGTTCGCTGGTTACCGTAAAACACCCAGTTTCCGGGGAGCGGTCTCTAAAGTATCTCTCCAGGTTTTTGAAGCGGGAGGAGCTGGAGGAGGTGCAACGAGGCGAAGTTACCAGCTCTAAGGTCCTCTTCTATCTCGGAGCGAGAGAGATTCACGGGAAAAGGGTTCTCTGAAGCTGTACGAGCTCGATGCCGGTAGTTTCCTCGCCCACCAGCGCTCCTCTATCGTTTGCGATCAGCCCTGCCCGCAAGAAGAACCTACCGCGATTTACTGTCACAACGTTTGCAGGCACCCTGAATAAGCTGCTAAGCTCCTTCATCTCTTCCTCGCTCACGAGCGGGGGAAGCGCGAGGCCATTGTTCGTCACCACCGCCAGTGACCCGACGAGCGGCGATCCGGCTATTAAGCCGCTCTCGCAGTCCAGCCCGAGCACATCTGCAATATCCTCAGCCGCATCTTCCAGAATGCTGCTAACCATACAACCTTTGTCGCTAGTCAGCACGAGGTTACCCAGCCCTGTTTCTCTCACTTCTTTCAAGACTGTGACGTTGAGCCCTGCCTGCCCAGCAATGCTCTTTAAGAGCTCGACCTCCTCATCTCTCGCGACGCGCGGCAGGATAATTCCGCTGTCGTTACCGGCGATGAAAACACCAAGCAGTCTAGAGCCGGCTACGGAGACTCGAAACGTCTCCACGCCGAGAACTTCACGTACCTGTTTTTCCAGCTTTTCCGGAGCATCGGGGGGTAGGAGCGCTATTTTATTGTTAGCGTAAATGTAGACACCGATGTTCGGACTTCCGAAAACTGCTGCAAGCTCAACGCTCATCTAGCTTCCTCTTCAGAGGCTGTTTCCACCGGCCGCAGTTCGACGCTTACTATCTCACCTTCCTCGACGTTCACCTTTACGCTGGCTTTAACACGCCTAGGCGGCTTCTCCACGCTCTTAGCCCAAATAATCTCGTTTAACTCTCTGCTTACTGCTACATCACCAGTGTACCGGAAATGCCGCCTCACGAAGTCCTTGAGCAGCCTAATAGCCACCTTTGCCCTCTTCTTCCTGGGCGCCCTGTAGGCATCCCTCAGGGGGATTGTATACGTGAACACGTGCTCGCCGTCAGGAAGCTTTCTCGGCATATCCACCACCCCTACAGCTGCATTCTGCTCCTCCTCCAGTTCCTCCTGAGCTTTCTGCGCACTCGTCTTCTAGTTTTCGCGATGACCCACAAAGGTACTTGCTCGTTGCTTCTGAGCGCTGCAGCCAGACGCAGCTTCTTGCCTAGAGGTTTGTTGTGTGCCATCCTGCCCCTCCCCCTGCCTTCCCTAAAGGAGCTTTTAAAGGCTTCGGCCCGTTTTCACCTATGTGAAGCTTACTCTTAATTTTATGTCACGCTTCGTCGCTAGCCTCTCTAGAATCTGCCTCAAAGTTTCATCGTCCACAGGCATCCGAATGCTGCCTGATGCCGCGAGCTGGATGAGCTGTGCTTCTAGGGCATCCACAAGCTCCGGCTTAACCAGCCTCAAGTTTGCGAGCCGGAGCCGTGCCTCCGGTGTTAGGATTTTCCTAAGTAACTCCTGCTTTCTAGCCTCCTCTGCTTCACGTAACGCTTCCTGCTTTTTTGCTTCTTCCAGCTTCCTCTGGTACTCTAGCAGCTTGCGGCGCCTAATCTCCTCTAATTCCTCATCCTCCGGAAAGCTCATACCTAGCCTCAGAAGCAGCGGCTTTTACCGGCTTAAATTTCTAGAGTGTAGGAGAGGAGGTTATGTATTTAGCCAGCTCGGGCCTCTCGCGAGCCAACCTCTTAAAGATTGTCAAGGCTAAGTTGTCGAGTAGTGATTTTCCCTTGTTTGTCAGAACTCGCCCCTTGGGTGTCCTCTGAACGAGCCCCGCGGCCTCGAGCTGCTGTAGGGCTTTTCTTATAGCCGAGCCGCCAGCCTTCTTGAAGTGTTTACGCTTCATCGTATTCCGCGTTCGCCCTCCGTAAGCTGTGCGCAAACGCTCTACTCCTACGGGGCCGTAGAGGTACAGTTTCCTCAGAAGCGAGGCGCAGCGCTTGTACCACCAATCGGGGTCGTCGGGCACTCTATCTTTAAAGCACCCTGTTTTCGCGTACAACGACCACTCGGGTGGCTGCACTTCTTTAACGTTCTCCTTTAGGTACTGAGCCAGCTCCTCAACCAGCATTCTAGGTGGGACGAACTTCACCCCTACCATGAGATTCTGCCTTTCACGCGTCTACAACTCTTTTTAAATCTTCACCTCAATACCCCTCGGAGAGCCTCCTCGGTTCTCGCCATGGAGGTATGAATTCTGCTACGTGCACGGGCGAGCCTTAAGCGTAGCGTGTTGAGCTCGACAAGTAAATAACGCAAGAGTTGGAAGAGAACCTGAAATGGAGCAGCTCCGTGAGGGATTGCTGGGCATAGTTAAGCGGATTAGAGGCGCGGCGTACATCGATGAAAGAGAGGTAGAGGCCATTGTACGCGATCTTCAGAGAACTCTCCTGAGAGCGGACGTAGACCCAAAACTTGTTCTCGACCTTTCGCAGAGGATAAGGGAGAGATTTCGAAGCGAGGAGCAGCCTCCAGGCTTCTCGAAAAGAGAGCTGTTGTTGAAGCTCCTTTACGACGAGCTCGTCAAGCTGCTTGGAGGACAGAGCTCGGAGCCCTTCAAACCGGCTAAGCAGCCTTCTATCATCATGCTTGTAGGCATAGAGGGGTCGGGTAAAACCACTACGGCCGCGAAGCTAGCGTACTACTTCCAGTCGAAAGGATACAAAGTGGGGCTTATTTCCGCTGATACCTACCGCCCCGCCGCTTTCGACCAGCTAAAACAGCTTGCGGATAAGGTGGGATGCCTATTCTACGGTGAACCGGAGGGGAAAGACCCTGTAGCGATCGTCGAGCGGGGAGTCAAGACTCTCGCCGCCAGCGGGGCTCAGATTATACTGGTAGACACGGCTGGTAGGCACAAAGACGAGCTCTCTCTAATGGGGGAGGTAAGGCTCCTCGCGGAAAGGGCTAAGCCGGATTCCGTAATCATGGTTGTGGACGCTACTCAGGGTAAATCTGTCGCGAAACAAGCTCAAGCATTCAGGGAGCACGTCCCCCTAGGCTGGGTTGTAGTTAGCAAGATGGATGGCAGCGCGAAGGGTGGAGGTGCGCTTTCGGCGGTAGCGGCAACCGGGGCCCGCATCGCCTTCATAGGGGTGGGGGAGAAAATAGAGGACCTAGAGGTATTCGAACCCAGATCCTTCGTTGCCCGCCTCCTCGGGGTCCCGGATCTCGACAACATAATCCGGAAGTTCGCAGCTTACGAAAAGCTGAAGCACGAGAGGCTCAAGGCCCTTTCCACTGGTAAGTTCACGCTACTTGACTTAAAAGAGCAGCTCATGGAGGCCAGGAAGCTGGGCCCCCTCTCTAAGCTGCTTGAGCTTGCAGGTCTTAATGTACCGTCGGGCGAGGCGCTAGAGCTGGGCGAGAGGAATATCGAGCGCTGGATCGCCATCTTGAACTCCATGACGCCGGAGGAGCTCTTGAAGCCGGAGGTGATAGATAAGTCTAGGATTGCTCGGATAGCGAGAGGGTCGGGCACTACGCCCAAGGATGTGCGCACGCTTCTGGACTCCTACGAGAAAGCTAGGAAGCTACTCAAGCAGGCTGCGAGGTCGCGAAGAGGATTGCCCGGCTTCAAGCTCTAGCTATGCGCGAGTTTATTCTCGTTACTGGAGAAGCAACGCTCGCTGACGAGCCTTTTCTCTCTCGTCTACTCAACGCTGCCTTCTTTCTCTCGCATGGTATTCGAAAGGACGTAATCTTGAGGGTCTTGATCCAGGACTGCGGGGTGCTCATTAGCTTCGTAGGTGACAAGCTAAAGCACCTGCATATCGACGAGCAATCGATGGCTGGAGTGCTGAGAAAAGTCGAGAGAACTGCCTTGCTGCCTCCTCGCAGGCCGGTTAGCGTCCACTACGGTGTAATAGTTGAACCCTCCGCTAGGCTAAACATATGCGGTGGAAGATACTACTTAGTGTCACGTCGGGGGCGGTGGCTACATGATGTTCTTAAGCGTTGTGAGAATCTGCGTTTCGTGATCGGTGAGGAAGCCAGGGTTCGCTGCGGAGGGAGCGCTCAGAACGTGAAGGTAACGGTTTTCCCGAAGCCTGTAGACACCACTCTAGCTATTCTCAACATAGAGCTAGATAGAATCTGCGGGATGCCCAGTGTTAGCTCGAATGCTTTATTCCCACGGCTCTAGTTTCCGCTCGCAGCTAGAAGCGACTTGCCGCTATGAAGCGTAAAGCCTCTGGAAACGCCGCGCTATAGCTTCTGTCCCTGAATGATGTAGCCCGTGTGCTGAACACCGATGGTCTCGGGCCTCAGCTCAGCTGGTTCTGTCTTGTACCTTCTCATCATAAGCTCGATGACCTCCAGCCTTCTGAAACCGGCCCTCCGAAGCGCGTGGAGGGAGCGCTCCACCTGGGGAACCGTGGGCACGAAGACCACTAGCGTGCCGCCGTGAGCTAGCGCCGCGTAAGCCTTGTCCGCGACTAACCACGGGTCGGGAAGATCCAGCACCACGGCGTCGAGCTCCTGCTCGTCGAAACCCTCTTTGATGTCCTTATTCTTTGCGACGATAAAAGGCAGCAGACCCAGCGCTTTAAAGTTCTCGAGAGCTTTCTCGTAGAAGTCTCTACGCACTTCGTAAGTGTAGACCTTACCGTCGGGCCTAACGTAATACGCTAGAGTTGCGGTTAAGAATCCTGTTCCAGTCCCCGCTTCCCCAACTCGAGAGCCCGGCCCGACGCCGGTGGAGAGCAGTATGTAGCCGAGGTCTTTCGGGTATATGACCTGAGTGAACCTCCTCAAGCTTGCTAGCTTATCGATGAAAGAAGCCCTAGAGACGATGAATCTCTCCCCCACGTTAGTCTCAATAACGGAGCCCGGC
It encodes the following:
- a CDS encoding 50S ribosomal protein L31e: MPRKLPDGEHVFTYTIPLRDAYRAPRKKRAKVAIRLLKDFVRRHFRYTGDVAVSRELNEIIWAKSVEKPPRRVKASVKVNVEEGEIVSVELRPVETASEEEAR
- a CDS encoding thiamine-phosphate kinase produces the protein MNVIREDKLLQSILPLFGIPNEDAALLELSEPGVVVKVDSFEAELHMFPFMDHRHAGIRAVIAPVSDVLVKGAYPKAALISLRVPRDMSEEAVQRLHRGVLEAASRYGLRVLGGDTDVAPGGSLRLDVFVIGTLKGKFLKRGGAKVGDLVAITGRVGLSAVMHAWAFSPQDIECSLRREDVEGFVWGNIPEPGRWLSYTSCVNSAIDNSDGLALSLHYLAEASGAKIVLSNVPLHARLVECFGEEKATTLALYYSGEEYNFIFTVPPECEDTIKMLGATVIGRVEEGRGVVLEGGGEVSRFGWVGGVGYAERV
- a CDS encoding radical SAM protein — protein: MRLVVIVDGYTDEPAGLGVPPYIDIYPRYIAGAVWHADRTAKVLYFTIDSIRGDYFSFLKAASKADLVVFIAGVVVPGRYIGGRPATYEELARLPRSLKGPVKILTGPVARFGLGTRGGVRAIPREEFETLYDLVVPGDGWLAVYEYVKTGSLEGVNPYSTSKDYSLVEEFAVRGARIVNQHPNAGLNLVAEVETYRGCPRWVTGGCSFCIEPRYGRVITRNPKDVAREIEELYRHGVRAVRLGRQADFLTYMAKGVNESEFPEPSPEKLEELLRMVRLAAPSLEALHIDNVNPMTIAVHREKSVRALKVLLKYHTPGDVAAFGLETADPVVSKMNNLGNDSESVLEAIRVVNEVGRRRGWNGLPELLPGVNFVLGLPGETRSTFARNKEFLERLLQENLLVRRVNVREVLPLPGTPVWRVGDEIARRHKRYILSFKRWVREYFDEVMIRRVFPHGTLLRRCFVEGVSGRVSVARQAGSYPVTCFVHEPLRQGEVINAVVVGHKSRSLVTVKHPVSGERSLKYLSRFLKREELEEVQRGEVTSSKVLFYLGAREIHGKRVL
- a CDS encoding 50S ribosomal protein L39e translates to MAHNKPLGKKLRLAAALRSNEQVPLWVIAKTRRRVRRKLRRNWRRSRMQL
- a CDS encoding DNA-binding protein, which translates into the protein MSFPEDEELEEIRRRKLLEYQRKLEEAKKQEALREAEEARKQELLRKILTPEARLRLANLRLVKPELVDALEAQLIQLAASGSIRMPVDDETLRQILERLATKRDIKLRVSFT
- a CDS encoding signal recognition particle receptor subunit alpha, producing MEQLREGLLGIVKRIRGAAYIDEREVEAIVRDLQRTLLRADVDPKLVLDLSQRIRERFRSEEQPPGFSKRELLLKLLYDELVKLLGGQSSEPFKPAKQPSIIMLVGIEGSGKTTTAAKLAYYFQSKGYKVGLISADTYRPAAFDQLKQLADKVGCLFYGEPEGKDPVAIVERGVKTLAASGAQIILVDTAGRHKDELSLMGEVRLLAERAKPDSVIMVVDATQGKSVAKQAQAFREHVPLGWVVVSKMDGSAKGGGALSAVAATGARIAFIGVGEKIEDLEVFEPRSFVARLLGVPDLDNIIRKFAAYEKLKHERLKALSTGKFTLLDLKEQLMEARKLGPLSKLLELAGLNVPSGEALELGERNIERWIAILNSMTPEELLKPEVIDKSRIARIARGSGTTPKDVRTLLDSYEKARKLLKQAARSRRGLPGFKL
- a CDS encoding translation initiation factor IF-6; the protein is MSVELAAVFGSPNIGVYIYANNKIALLPPDAPEKLEKQVREVLGVETFRVSVAGSRLLGVFIAGNDSGIILPRVARDEEVELLKSIAGQAGLNVTVLKEVRETGLGNLVLTSDKGCMVSSILEDAAEDIADVLGLDCESGLIAGSPLVGSLAVVTNNGLALPPLVSEEEMKELSSLFRVPANVVTVNRGRFFLRAGLIANDRGALVGEETTGIELVQLQRTLFP
- a CDS encoding 30S ribosomal protein S19e, which translates into the protein MVGVKFVPPRMLVEELAQYLKENVKEVQPPEWSLYAKTGCFKDRVPDDPDWWYKRCASLLRKLYLYGPVGVERLRTAYGGRTRNTMKRKHFKKAGGSAIRKALQQLEAAGLVQRTPKGRVLTNKGKSLLDNLALTIFKRLARERPELAKYITSSPTL
- a CDS encoding tRNA (adenine-N1)-methyltransferase; translated protein: MRRISAGEWVTLYYSEGETYTVRVDPEKVFHTTRGYVNLRDLVGAEPGSVIETNVGERFIVSRASFIDKLASLRRFTQVIYPKDLGYILLSTGVGPGSRVGEAGTGTGFLTATLAYYVRPDGKVYTYEVRRDFYEKALENFKALGLLPFIVAKNKDIKEGFDEQELDAVVLDLPDPWLVADKAYAALAHGGTLVVFVPTVPQVERSLHALRRAGFRRLEVIELMMRRYKTEPAELRPETIGVQHTGYIIQGQKL